The following proteins are co-located in the Imtechella halotolerans genome:
- the radA gene encoding DNA repair protein RadA, producing the protein MAKTKIAFFCQSCGTQYAKWQGQCTACKAWNTIVEEIVIKDEKVAWKQSSDVASRAVRPLRVSDIDSTHEIRLNSKNQEFNRVLGGGIVPGSVTLLGGEPGIGKSTLLLQIALFLPYKTLYVSGEESQKQIKMRAERIHPTNSDCYILTETKTQNIFKQIKELLPDVVIIDSIQTLHTDYLEASPGSVSQIRECTAELIKFAKETNTPVILIGHITKDGNIAGPKILEHMVDTVLQFEGDRNHVYRLLRSLKNRFGSTAELGIYEMQSSGLREVTNPSEILISKTEENLSGTTIAATIEGMRPLLIEIQALVSTAVYGTPQRSATGFNAKRLNMLLAVLEKRAGFKLASKDVFLNITGGITVDDPAIDLGVVMAILSSNEDLPIDKTSCFAAEIGLGGEIRPVQRIDQRILEAEKLGFETIFVSKYNKITLKNTVIKIETVAKVEEVISIVFG; encoded by the coding sequence ATGGCAAAGACAAAAATCGCATTTTTCTGTCAGAGTTGTGGAACACAATATGCCAAGTGGCAAGGACAATGTACAGCGTGCAAGGCATGGAATACTATTGTAGAGGAAATTGTCATTAAAGATGAGAAGGTAGCCTGGAAGCAATCATCAGATGTCGCCTCTAGAGCAGTTAGGCCATTACGTGTTTCTGATATTGATTCTACCCATGAGATAAGATTGAATAGTAAAAATCAAGAATTTAATCGTGTACTAGGAGGAGGTATTGTTCCTGGTTCAGTCACTCTTTTGGGGGGAGAGCCTGGTATAGGGAAGAGTACTTTGTTGCTTCAAATTGCTTTATTTTTGCCATACAAAACCCTTTATGTATCTGGAGAGGAAAGTCAAAAGCAAATCAAAATGCGTGCCGAGCGCATTCATCCCACTAATTCGGATTGTTATATACTTACAGAAACGAAAACTCAAAATATTTTTAAACAAATTAAAGAATTGCTACCGGATGTTGTTATAATTGACTCCATTCAAACTCTTCATACTGATTATTTAGAAGCTTCACCTGGGAGCGTTTCACAGATTCGTGAATGCACTGCTGAACTTATTAAGTTTGCAAAAGAAACAAATACGCCTGTTATTTTAATTGGACATATTACTAAAGATGGTAATATTGCTGGTCCAAAGATTTTGGAGCATATGGTTGATACGGTATTACAGTTTGAAGGAGACCGTAATCATGTATATCGTCTTTTACGGTCTTTAAAAAATCGATTTGGTTCAACTGCAGAACTTGGAATTTATGAAATGCAATCTAGTGGGTTGAGAGAGGTAACTAATCCTTCAGAGATACTAATTTCAAAAACTGAAGAGAATTTAAGTGGTACTACTATAGCTGCAACTATTGAAGGGATGCGGCCGCTGCTTATTGAGATTCAAGCATTAGTTAGCACAGCGGTTTATGGTACTCCACAGCGAAGTGCTACTGGTTTTAATGCTAAACGTCTTAATATGTTGCTTGCAGTTTTGGAAAAAAGAGCAGGATTTAAGTTGGCATCCAAGGATGTGTTTTTGAATATTACTGGAGGTATAACAGTGGATGATCCTGCTATTGATTTAGGTGTAGTCATGGCAATACTATCGTCAAATGAAGACTTGCCTATTGATAAGACTTCCTGTTTTGCAGCGGAAATTGGTCTTGGAGGCGAAATACGCCCTGTTCAACGAATTGATCAACGTATTTTAGAGGCGGAAAAATTAGGATTTGAAACAATATTTGTTTCCAAATACAATAAAATAACATTAAAAAATACTGTTATTAAAATAGAAACTGTAGCCAAGGTAGAAGAGGTTATTTCGATAGTTTTTGGGTAG
- a CDS encoding alpha/beta hydrolase, translating to MIKHITFVITLLVVTLSYAQLSIEEFDSFKLNEKRKVSLFVPENYSKDKKYPLVVVLDADYLFDVVVANTQYYSYFDEMPESIVVGIHSSKQTSRSEEFATDEISGLPKEKASNFFEFLAGELIPQLQKKYSIANFKTIVGHGKTANFINYFLLKEQPIFDAYISLSPELAEQMDLYIPKKLSSISSMKFYYLATSAADEKINREGAIALHTSLIKLGKSNVNYYFSDFEKANHSSVASYGLPVAFERIFSIYKPISPEEYREKILVYERPVFEYLTEKYTTIEELFGFSKKATLNDIMAIYAASLKKEDNVSLEKLGELCRKLYPETILGHYFLGEYFEKIGEPKKALRSYQTAFTLEPIDFVTRDIVHEKIEAIKRDFGW from the coding sequence ATGATAAAACACATCACTTTTGTAATCACACTTTTAGTAGTAACTTTGTCTTATGCTCAGTTATCTATAGAAGAGTTTGATTCCTTCAAATTGAACGAAAAGCGTAAAGTAAGTCTCTTTGTTCCTGAAAATTATTCTAAAGATAAGAAGTATCCCTTGGTAGTAGTACTTGACGCAGATTATCTCTTTGATGTGGTTGTTGCTAATACCCAATATTACAGTTATTTTGATGAAATGCCTGAGTCAATAGTTGTAGGTATTCATTCAAGTAAACAGACGTCTCGTTCTGAAGAATTTGCGACAGATGAGATTTCTGGCCTACCAAAAGAGAAGGCTTCTAATTTTTTTGAATTTCTTGCTGGCGAGTTAATACCTCAGCTCCAAAAAAAATATTCTATAGCCAATTTTAAAACAATTGTTGGACATGGTAAAACTGCTAATTTTATTAATTATTTTTTATTGAAGGAGCAACCTATATTTGATGCATATATTAGCTTAAGTCCGGAGTTAGCCGAACAGATGGATCTTTATATTCCCAAAAAATTGTCATCTATTTCAAGCATGAAGTTTTACTACTTAGCTACTTCAGCTGCAGATGAGAAGATTAATAGGGAGGGTGCTATTGCTCTTCATACATCGTTAATTAAGCTTGGAAAAAGTAATGTTAACTATTACTTCAGTGATTTTGAAAAGGCGAATCACAGTTCAGTTGCCAGCTACGGATTACCAGTAGCTTTTGAAAGAATATTTTCTATTTATAAACCTATTTCTCCTGAAGAGTATAGAGAGAAAATATTGGTTTACGAAAGACCTGTTTTTGAATACCTCACAGAGAAGTATACTACCATAGAGGAGCTATTTGGTTTTTCAAAAAAGGCAACTTTAAATGATATTATGGCCATTTATGCAGCATCGTTAAAAAAGGAAGACAATGTTTCTTTAGAGAAACTAGGGGAATTATGTCGAAAGTTGTATCCTGAAACAATTTTAGGGCATTATTTTTTAGGTGAGTATTTTGAGAAAATAGGAGAACCAAAGAAGGCATTGCGTTCCTACCAAACGGCATTTACACTAGAGCCCATTGATTTTGTTACAAGGGATATTGTTCATGAAAAAATAGAGGCAATAAAAAGAGATTTTGGATGGTAA
- a CDS encoding lysylphosphatidylglycerol synthase transmembrane domain-containing protein translates to MKRLRKAFQIILPLFLGVFLCWFAYQKFTSDQLVEIGRYFAKADYFYVGLSVVLAILSHLSRAYRWGFMLETLGYKTRYFNNVMAVFGAYLLNTAIPRSGEVSRAVVINKYEDVPFEKAFGTIVSERVIDSLVLLVIVAIAFFMQFDVLKTFLLGIIPFEKLLIAGSVVLVFFLLFLTVVFKTNMPISGKIRYFLKGVKEGIFTVIHMKKKWAYLFHTLFIWVMYLLMFYVAIFALDETAHISVGTALTAFIVGGFTIAFTNGGFGSYPFFIAEVLLLFGVTLTVGTAFGWIVWISQFFMTLVLGGASFILLPVLNRAK, encoded by the coding sequence GTGAAGCGATTACGCAAAGCATTTCAAATAATTCTTCCTCTTTTTCTTGGAGTCTTTTTGTGTTGGTTTGCATATCAAAAATTTACATCTGACCAATTAGTTGAAATTGGAAGGTATTTTGCTAAAGCAGACTATTTTTATGTTGGTCTTTCTGTGGTATTGGCAATTTTAAGTCATCTTTCCAGAGCCTATCGGTGGGGGTTTATGCTTGAAACACTTGGATACAAAACACGGTATTTTAATAATGTGATGGCAGTTTTTGGAGCCTATTTGCTCAATACTGCTATTCCTAGATCAGGAGAAGTTTCTAGGGCAGTAGTTATAAATAAATACGAAGATGTTCCTTTTGAAAAGGCTTTTGGGACTATCGTTTCTGAAAGGGTTATAGATTCATTAGTGTTACTAGTCATTGTTGCCATTGCCTTTTTTATGCAATTTGATGTTTTAAAAACATTTTTATTAGGTATAATACCATTTGAAAAATTGTTAATTGCAGGATCTGTAGTTCTAGTATTCTTTTTGTTGTTTTTAACAGTAGTATTTAAAACGAATATGCCTATAAGTGGTAAAATACGTTATTTTTTGAAAGGGGTGAAAGAAGGGATTTTTACTGTGATTCATATGAAGAAAAAATGGGCTTATTTATTCCATACTCTTTTTATTTGGGTTATGTATTTGTTAATGTTCTATGTGGCTATTTTTGCGCTTGATGAGACGGCACATATTTCTGTAGGAACTGCTTTAACCGCTTTTATAGTCGGAGGGTTCACAATTGCTTTTACTAATGGAGGTTTTGGATCCTATCCCTTTTTTATTGCAGAAGTACTATTACTTTTCGGGGTTACACTTACGGTAGGGACAGCATTTGGTTGGATCGTTTGGATATCCCAATTTTTTATGACATTGGTGTTAGGGGGGGCGTCGTTTATCCTACTTCCTGTATTAAATAGAGCAAAATAA
- the panD gene encoding aspartate 1-decarboxylase yields the protein MQIEVVKSKIHRVTVTGADLDYIGSITIDEALIEAANLIEGEKVAIVNVNNGERLETYVIKGPRNSGEITLNGPAARKVQRGDIIIIISYGIMDFEEAKTFKPSIIFPNEKNNTLT from the coding sequence ATGCAAATAGAAGTAGTAAAATCTAAAATACACAGGGTAACTGTTACAGGAGCAGATCTTGATTATATTGGAAGTATCACCATTGATGAGGCGTTAATAGAAGCAGCTAATCTTATAGAAGGAGAAAAAGTTGCCATTGTTAATGTAAATAATGGTGAACGTTTGGAAACCTATGTAATTAAAGGACCTCGTAATTCTGGTGAAATTACCCTTAATGGTCCTGCTGCTAGAAAGGTTCAGCGTGGAGATATCATTATTATCATTTCTTACGGGATTATGGATTTTGAGGAGGCTAAAACTTTTAAGCCGTCTATCATTTTTCCTAATGAAAAAAACAATACTCTAACATAA
- the panC gene encoding pantoate--beta-alanine ligase — MIVFHHQNDLKDHLLSYRSSNKSIGFVPTMGALHKGHLSLMKKALQENDILVVSIFVNPTQFNNVDDLEKYPRDLDSDRNTIASLQGEIVVYAPAPEDVYEDKVISEVFSFDGLENQMEGRFRPGHFDGVGTIVKKLLQIVSPNKAYFGEKDYQQLLIVKKMVAIEQLPVVIVGCPILREENGLAMSSRNERLSLKVRQKSGFIYKTLLDVQACFTSKSFKEISTYVEKMFEQQEDFKLEYFSITDADTLEAVESAEDNKKYRAFIAVYADGDVRLIDNIALN; from the coding sequence ATGATTGTTTTTCACCACCAAAATGACCTTAAAGATCATTTGCTTTCATATCGTTCCTCCAATAAAAGTATTGGATTTGTACCCACAATGGGAGCTTTGCATAAGGGTCACCTTTCTTTAATGAAAAAGGCGCTTCAGGAGAACGACATACTTGTGGTGAGTATATTTGTAAATCCTACTCAGTTTAATAATGTTGATGACCTGGAAAAATATCCAAGAGATTTAGATTCAGATAGAAATACTATAGCTTCTTTACAAGGGGAAATAGTTGTATATGCACCTGCCCCAGAGGATGTTTATGAGGATAAGGTTATTTCTGAGGTATTTTCTTTTGATGGACTTGAAAATCAGATGGAGGGAAGATTTCGTCCTGGTCATTTTGATGGAGTTGGTACAATTGTTAAAAAACTATTGCAAATAGTGAGCCCAAATAAGGCTTATTTTGGTGAAAAGGACTATCAACAACTTTTAATAGTAAAAAAAATGGTCGCCATAGAGCAACTACCTGTTGTGATAGTTGGTTGCCCAATTTTAAGAGAGGAAAATGGTTTAGCCATGAGCTCTCGTAATGAGAGGCTATCACTTAAAGTAAGGCAAAAGTCTGGATTTATATATAAAACACTTCTTGATGTTCAAGCTTGCTTTACTAGTAAGTCTTTTAAAGAAATATCTACCTATGTTGAAAAAATGTTTGAACAGCAAGAGGATTTTAAATTGGAATATTTTTCAATTACTGATGCAGATACATTAGAAGCTGTTGAAAGCGCAGAAGATAATAAAAAATACCGGGCGTTTATTGCTGTATACGCCGATGGCGATGTACGCCTTATTGATAATATTGCATTAAATTAA
- a CDS encoding glycogen/starch synthase gives MTDKKVLFVSSEVMPYLPETETSWMSFEAPRMVNEKGGQIRIFMPRFGNINERRHQLHEVIRLSGMNLVINDMDMPLIIKVASIPKERIQVYFIDNDEYFKRKATFTDEDGTLYPDNDERAIFFAKGVVETVKKLNWAPDIIHVQGWMASLLPLYLKKYYIDEPLFAESKIVTSIYNKDFQGTLDTTMINKVAFDEIPAADIDALTVPDYFNIMKVAASHSDAVILAGDELPQDIVEFTNSLGIPVLPFVPKDDFREAYHDFYTTKVLP, from the coding sequence ATGACAGATAAAAAGGTATTATTTGTTTCCTCTGAAGTTATGCCATATCTACCCGAAACCGAAACCTCATGGATGTCATTTGAGGCGCCGCGTATGGTGAATGAAAAAGGAGGGCAAATACGAATTTTTATGCCCAGATTTGGAAATATTAATGAGAGAAGGCATCAATTGCATGAAGTAATCAGATTGTCTGGAATGAATTTAGTGATTAACGACATGGATATGCCACTTATCATTAAAGTAGCTTCCATTCCTAAGGAACGAATCCAGGTATACTTTATAGATAACGACGAGTATTTTAAACGTAAAGCAACCTTTACAGACGAAGACGGAACTCTTTATCCTGATAATGATGAACGCGCAATTTTCTTTGCAAAGGGAGTGGTGGAAACAGTAAAAAAACTTAACTGGGCTCCAGATATCATTCACGTTCAGGGATGGATGGCATCATTATTGCCTCTATATCTAAAAAAATACTATATTGACGAGCCTCTTTTCGCCGAAAGCAAAATAGTGACTTCTATTTACAACAAAGACTTCCAAGGCACGTTAGATACAACTATGATAAACAAAGTAGCATTTGATGAAATACCCGCGGCAGATATTGACGCTTTGACAGTTCCTGACTACTTCAACATTATGAAAGTAGCAGCAAGTCATTCGGATGCAGTTATTCTAGCAGGTGATGAACTCCCTCAAGATATTGTAGAATTCACAAATAGCCTAGGGATTCCTGTATTGCCTTTTGTGCCGAAAGATGATTTCAGAGAAGCCTACCACGATTTTTACACCACTAAAGTTTTACCGTAA
- a CDS encoding DUF4270 domain-containing protein — translation MKLHYTKLFSIAALFGTLLLQSCKEDFNTLDTDILGDVNYETLRYNADVNVFNKSIKSIKTNGLPLYQLGVFNDPIYGKTHSSITTQVTLNAAGPTFGVFTQEVENNADTDEKANTINEAETVLDVYLNIPYFSEYKRDASGQILKDENENNLYKLDSIYGNVEATFDVKVYELTYFLRDVDPNSGFTQAQEYFSTQDFNGFLGEELANATAIKVDTSEVVVHQFDDPITEDDESEEVKERLSPRMRIPLNKEFFQQKILNKEGSNELSNIDLFKQYLRGIHITAENFSDDILMLLNFSEANIEIVYSYKSVNTKNTEDTSDDEVYNKKDRFTMGLKGNNINSFINDPYNSSITDQLDNETNASRIFVKGGQGIMAEINLFNDEELETMRENKWLINDANLTFYIDRDQLNAANATQEPNRLYLYNMVTNEPILDYYYDPTPANATAPQKNKLVHGGIIEKNEDGKGIRYKIRLTNHINNIVRKDSTNVKLGLVVTSNINVISNTTFIDYENKNKKTTIATATNPLGTVLYGSNPLNTPEDKRLKLEIYYTKPN, via the coding sequence ATGAAATTACACTATACCAAGCTTTTTTCCATTGCAGCCCTTTTCGGGACGCTACTATTGCAATCTTGTAAAGAAGATTTCAACACACTTGACACAGACATTCTTGGAGATGTTAATTATGAAACTCTTCGGTACAATGCGGACGTTAATGTATTTAATAAAAGTATTAAATCCATTAAGACCAATGGTTTGCCATTATATCAGTTAGGAGTTTTCAACGATCCAATTTATGGAAAAACCCACAGCTCAATAACTACTCAGGTAACACTTAATGCAGCAGGACCAACCTTCGGAGTTTTCACTCAGGAGGTAGAAAACAATGCCGATACTGATGAAAAAGCAAATACGATCAATGAAGCCGAAACGGTCCTTGATGTCTATTTAAATATCCCATACTTCAGTGAGTATAAACGTGACGCAAGTGGGCAAATTCTAAAAGATGAGAACGAAAATAACCTTTACAAGCTTGATTCTATATATGGCAATGTCGAAGCTACCTTTGACGTTAAAGTTTACGAACTCACCTACTTTCTACGAGATGTAGACCCGAATTCTGGTTTTACTCAAGCTCAAGAATATTTTTCTACCCAAGATTTTAACGGATTTTTAGGAGAAGAGCTAGCCAACGCTACTGCTATCAAAGTTGACACATCTGAGGTAGTAGTCCATCAGTTTGACGACCCTATAACAGAGGACGACGAATCAGAAGAAGTTAAAGAACGCTTATCACCTAGAATGCGAATTCCTTTAAATAAAGAATTCTTTCAGCAAAAAATCCTTAATAAGGAGGGAAGTAACGAATTAAGCAATATAGATTTATTCAAACAATATTTAAGAGGTATCCATATAACTGCAGAGAATTTCTCTGACGATATATTAATGCTATTAAACTTCTCTGAAGCGAATATCGAAATTGTATACTCCTACAAATCTGTAAATACAAAAAATACGGAAGACACCTCAGATGATGAAGTATACAACAAAAAAGACCGTTTCACAATGGGATTAAAGGGGAATAATATTAATAGCTTTATAAATGACCCTTACAATTCATCCATTACAGATCAATTAGACAATGAAACTAACGCTAGTAGAATTTTCGTAAAGGGTGGTCAAGGTATAATGGCCGAAATCAATCTTTTCAACGACGAAGAGTTGGAGACCATGAGAGAAAACAAATGGCTCATTAACGATGCTAATCTAACATTCTATATTGATAGGGACCAATTAAATGCAGCAAACGCTACCCAAGAACCAAATAGACTGTATTTATACAACATGGTAACAAACGAACCTATACTAGATTATTATTACGATCCAACACCGGCCAATGCCACAGCTCCTCAAAAAAACAAACTTGTGCATGGAGGGATCATAGAGAAAAACGAAGATGGCAAAGGAATCAGGTATAAAATACGTCTTACAAATCATATCAATAACATAGTTCGAAAAGATTCTACCAATGTAAAATTAGGTCTTGTTGTTACTTCCAACATTAATGTTATCTCCAATACAACGTTTATTGATTATGAAAATAAAAATAAAAAAACAACAATAGCAACAGCGACCAATCCACTCGGAACTGTTTTATATGGAAGTAACCCTTTAAACACTCCTGAAGACAAACGTCTTAAGCTAGAAATATACTATACGAAACCCAACTAA
- the glmS gene encoding glutamine--fructose-6-phosphate transaminase (isomerizing) translates to MCGIVGYIGHRQAYPIIMKGLQRLEYRGYDSAGIALYDGKNLNLSKTKGKVADLKTRLEQEIPTTGTLGIGHTRWATHGEPNDVNSHPHYSNSGNLVIIHNGIIENYEPLKKELIKRGYTFTSDTDTEVLVNLIEEVKKSTGEKLGKSVQIALNQVVGAYAIAVFDKTKPDEIIVARLGSPLAIGVGEDEFFIASDASPFIEYTNNAIYLEDEEMAIIRRGREVRIRKIKDDSLVSPYIQELQLNLEQIEKGGYEHFMLKEIYEQPHAILDTYRGRLNTEHGIIKMAGVEDNLQKFLNANRIIIVACGTSWHAGLVAEYLFEDFTRIPVEVEYASEFRYRNPIITKNDVVIAISQSGETADTLAAIKLAKEQGAFVFGVCNVVGSSIARETHAGAYTHAGPEIGVASTKAFTTQITVLTLIALRIANAKGSLSKSEYFNILTELETIPAKVEKVLRTDPHVKAIASLFKDATNFLYLGRGYNFPVALEGALKLKEISYIHAEGYPAAEMKHGPIALIDEQMPVAFIATKKGHYDKVISNMQEIKSRKGKIIAIVTEGDTTTKDIADFTIEIPETSEALAPLITTIPLQLLSYHIAVMRGCNVDQPRNLAKSVTVE, encoded by the coding sequence ATGTGTGGAATTGTAGGATATATTGGACATAGACAAGCTTACCCTATTATTATGAAAGGGCTACAACGTCTAGAATACCGTGGCTATGATTCAGCCGGTATAGCCCTTTACGATGGTAAAAACCTTAACCTTTCAAAAACTAAAGGAAAGGTTGCTGATTTAAAAACAAGATTAGAACAAGAAATCCCAACAACGGGAACACTAGGTATTGGTCACACTCGTTGGGCTACACATGGAGAGCCTAATGATGTAAACTCTCACCCTCATTATTCCAATTCAGGAAATCTAGTAATTATTCACAATGGAATAATTGAAAATTATGAGCCCCTCAAAAAAGAACTCATTAAAAGAGGATATACATTTACTTCAGACACTGACACGGAGGTATTAGTTAATCTCATAGAGGAAGTCAAAAAAAGCACAGGAGAAAAGCTAGGAAAATCAGTACAAATAGCCCTCAATCAAGTTGTTGGCGCCTATGCCATTGCTGTTTTTGACAAAACAAAACCAGATGAAATTATCGTAGCCCGTCTAGGAAGCCCTCTAGCTATAGGTGTTGGCGAAGATGAATTTTTTATTGCATCAGATGCATCTCCTTTTATAGAATACACAAATAATGCCATCTACCTAGAGGACGAAGAAATGGCAATTATTCGACGTGGCAGAGAAGTTCGAATTCGAAAAATAAAAGATGATTCATTAGTAAGTCCTTATATACAAGAATTACAACTCAACCTTGAGCAAATTGAAAAAGGAGGGTATGAGCATTTCATGCTAAAAGAAATTTACGAACAACCTCATGCCATTTTAGACACTTACAGAGGAAGATTAAACACAGAACATGGTATCATAAAGATGGCAGGCGTTGAAGATAATCTTCAAAAATTTCTTAACGCCAACCGCATTATAATTGTAGCCTGTGGTACTTCATGGCACGCGGGATTAGTAGCAGAATATCTCTTCGAAGACTTTACACGAATCCCTGTTGAAGTAGAATATGCTTCCGAATTTAGATATCGAAATCCAATTATAACAAAAAATGACGTTGTTATAGCAATTTCTCAATCAGGAGAAACAGCAGACACCCTTGCCGCTATAAAGCTTGCAAAAGAGCAAGGAGCATTTGTATTTGGAGTATGTAATGTAGTCGGATCATCTATTGCAAGAGAAACCCATGCTGGAGCCTATACGCATGCAGGACCAGAAATTGGAGTTGCCTCTACCAAAGCCTTCACAACTCAAATAACAGTATTAACCCTTATTGCACTTAGAATTGCGAATGCTAAAGGCAGTCTTTCAAAGTCGGAATATTTTAACATACTAACAGAATTAGAAACCATTCCGGCTAAAGTGGAAAAAGTTTTAAGAACCGACCCACATGTAAAGGCTATTGCTTCCCTGTTTAAAGACGCTACTAATTTCCTTTACTTAGGACGTGGATATAACTTCCCTGTAGCACTTGAAGGCGCCTTAAAACTTAAGGAAATATCATATATCCACGCTGAAGGATATCCTGCTGCGGAAATGAAACATGGCCCTATTGCTTTAATTGATGAGCAAATGCCAGTTGCCTTTATCGCAACCAAAAAAGGTCATTACGACAAAGTAATCAGCAATATGCAAGAAATAAAATCGCGTAAAGGTAAAATAATAGCTATAGTCACCGAGGGAGATACCACCACAAAGGATATTGCAGATTTCACCATTGAAATTCCAGAAACTTCTGAAGCTTTAGCCCCACTAATTACAACAATACCTCTTCAGTTATTATCCTACCACATAGCGGTAATGAGAGGCTGTAATGTTGATCAACCTAGGAACCTAGCAAAGTCCGTAACAGTGGAATAA